Genomic window (Deinococcus aquiradiocola):
TGGACATCAAGATCGGCGGGATCACGCCCGCCATCATGCGCGAGGCGCTCGCCCAGGCCCGCGACGGCCGCCTGCACATCCTCGGCAAGATGGCCGAGGTGCTCGCCGCGCCGCGTGCGCAGCTGGCCCCCACCGCGCCCCGCATCCTGAGCCTCAAGATCAACCCGGAACTCATCGGGAAGGTCATCGGGCCGGGCGGCAAGCAGATCCGCGAGCTCGAAGCGATGGGTGCGAGCGTCAACATCGACGAGGACGGCACCGTCCGCATCTTCAGCGCGGACGGCGCGGCGGGCGAGGCCGTCAGGGCCCGCATCGAGGCGCTCACCCGCACGGCCGCCGTCGGCGAGGAGTTCGACGGTACGGTCGTCAAGACCACGCCGTTCGGGGCGTTCATCAACCTCTTCGCCGGTCAGGACGGCATGCTGCACATCTCGCAGATGAGCGAGGAGCGCATCCAGACGGTGGAAGACGCCATGAACGTCGGTGACAGGCTGCGCGTCAAGATCGCCGGGATCGACGACCGCGGCAAGATCGACCTGATCCGCCCGGAACTCGAAGGCAAGATCGCCCCGCGCGAACCGCGCGCGCCGCGCGAAGGCGGCGACCGGGGCCGCCCGCGCCGCTGAACCCCACCCCCTGAACCGTGCAGGTCCTGCAGCGTGGCCCGTCCCTTCACCGGGGCGGGCCGCGTTCGTTCGGGCGGCACCTGAGCGGACGGGCCCGGTGGCAGGATGGCAGACTGGCGGGCGTGCCCGTCCCGCGCCCCTCCTCCGGTCCCGTCCTGCCCCTTCTGTACGTCACCCCTTCCACATGAAACCTTCATGTCCTGCCTCACCGGTGGCAGGGCGCACAAAGTCCGCATGGGTCGCCTGAGAGCATCGGGCATGCCTCGCCCCCGCCTCGCCTCCCTCGCCCTGCTCCCGGCCCTGCTGCTGGCCGCCTGCGCGCCCCGCGCCGCCCAGCCGCCCGTGCCGTTCACGGACTACGTGGCGATGGGCGACAGCATCACGGCCGGCATGCAGTCGGCAGGCCTCACGGCCGCCTCGCAGGACGCGGCGTTCCCGGTGCTGCTCGGCCGCCGTGCCGGACTGGACATCCAGATGCCCGAGATCGCCGACCCCGGCTGCCCTCCCCCCATCCGGTCCGCCACGGACGACATCAGCACCGCCAGCATCGACCAGGCGGCCTGCACGCGCCTGCACCCGGAGGTGGTCAGCCCCGTGGTCGCCATTCCCGGCGCGCGCGTCGCGGACGTGTACAGCACCACCGACGCCCGCGTGCAGAACCCCGACCCGCTGCTGTACTCCGCCAAGCTGTACCGCGCGGTTCTCGGGCCGGGCCGCACGCAGCTGCAGGCGGCGCTGGCCCTGCGTCCGAAATTCGTCACGCTCTGGATCGGCGCGAACGACGTGCTGCTCCCCACCCTGCGCGGCCACCCGGAACAGGCCACGCCGCCCAACGTGTTCCGCGCCAACTACGCGCGCCTGCTGGACGCGCTCGAACCGACCGGGGCGCGCATCGTGGTGCTGACCGTGCCGGACGTGACGCGCGTCCCGGCCCTCGTCCCCATGCGCCTGCTGCTGCTGAACGGCAGCGTGGACGCCTCGTGCAGCGGCGTGGACGGCTACTTCGGGACGCTCAGCCTGCTGAACGTCACGGCCCGCAACCCGCTCCGATGCCCGTCCGACAGCGTCGTCACGCCCGCCAAGTACGCGCTGGCCCGCAACACCGTCCTGCGGTACAACGAGATCATCACTCAGCTCGCCGCGGAACGCGGGGTCGCCGTGTTCGACGTGAACCCCGTCCTGGCAACCCTGCCGGGCCGTCCCCTGATTCCCACGCCGGACTCACCGTTCGGCAGCACCTTCAGCCTGGACGGCGTGCATCCCTCCGGCAACACGCACCGCCTGCTGGCACAGCTGCTGGCCGGGTTCCTGAACCGCACCTACGGCACCGCCATCAACACCTGGTGAGCCGGGCGGCCGTTCTGCGGCCAGGGATTGACCGGGAGCCGGTTCAGTCGCGCAGGCCGCGCGGTGCGGTGGCGGGCCGGATGCTGGTCTGGGTGCTGGCGCGTTCGGAGGTGGCGTTGGCGTCCGGCGTGTCCTGCGGTTCCGGGCGATACACGGGCAGGTCCGGCAGGTCGGAGGTGCTGGCGCGCCGCTGCGTCACGACGCGGTTCCCGACCATCAGGACGCCCAGCAGGCCCAGGCCGATCACGGCGATGGGTGTCCGTTGCTGCGGGTACAGCACGAGGCCCATCAGGGTGAAGTACACCAGCACGAGCGCCAGATACGTGAGAGGACTGGTGCCGCGCCGGGAACTGATGAGCATGTCCACGTACAGCGGCCCTTCCGCCTGACGGCCCGGCAGGGCGTAGCGGGGGAGGGTGCCGCTCTGTTCGATGTCCACGACGATGGCGGTGATGTTGTCGGGGCCACCCTCGTCGTTGGAGCGGTCGATGAGCTGCCGGACGGCGTTGTCGGGGTTCGGCTGGCTCGCCAGGATGCGGTACAGGTCCGCTTCCTCGATCACGCCGCTCAGGCCGTCGCTGCACAGCAGCAGGCGGTCGCCGCGCCGCACCTGCAGGCCGTACAGTTCGAGCCGAACGCGTTCCTCCCCGCCGAGCGCGTTGCTGACGACGCTGCGCCACTGGTGGTTGCGGGCTTCCTCCTCGGTCAGGTGTCCGAGGCGCACCTGTTCGGCCACCCAGGAGTGGTCCTCGGTGAGGCGGTGCAGTTGCCGGTCGCGCAGCAGGTACGCGCGGGAATCCCCGACGTGCGCGATGAGGGCGGCGGCGCGGTCGATCACCATGGCGACCAGGGTGGTGCCCATGCCGACGTACTCGCCGACGGCACTGCGCAGCACGGCGAGGTTCGCTTCCTGAACGGCCTCGGCGAGGCGTTCGGGCGCGGAGCCGTTGCCGTTCAGGAAACTGCTGCTGAGCGTGTCGAGCGCGAGGTTTGCGGCGAGCTCCCCGGCGGCGTGTCCGCCCATGCCGTCCGCGACCGCGAACAGGCCTCCCCGGGGCAGGTCAAGGATCAGGCCCGCGTCCTGATTGACGCTGCGTTGGCGGCCCACGTCGGTCAGGAGCCCTGATGAAAGGAGGGAGGGTGCGCTCGGGCGCATGCGTTGAGTATAGGGATTGTTCAGACGCGCGACTGCCAAGTGACTCACCCCCCCTTTCTTTCTGTTTCAGGTTCAGGTTGTTAATCCGGGGAAATCGTTTGCTGAATGGCGATGTTCAGGCTGGCGTGTCGGGGGTCGGCGTCCGTCGGAGCGGTGTGGCCTGGGGGGAAGGGTCCTGAACCGTTTCCATCATAGGATGAAGTCTTTCTTAAGATCCGGAGAAATCCGACGTTTCAGGAGCAGCGCCTTGCACCACCCTGCACTCAGTGGCTGTGACCGCCGCTCTGACCACGCTTCCCGGCCACTTCCTCACGGATCTCCGCCACCAGGAAGGTGCAGGCCTCCGCGCACGGGATCGCGCCCGGCACCCCCGAGAAGAACGTCTGCGGGAGGCGATGCCCGGCCCACACGCGCGTCTTCAGGCAGCCGCCGCACACGTCCTGCGCCACGTGCTCCACCTGTTCCGGCGTGGCCTTCTGCACCTTGGCGTAGATGCCCGTCTGACGGCGCGCGGTGGTGGGCCACGGCGTGGAGCGCAGCGCGTGCGTGTGGCAGGCGTACCCTTCCTCCACCACGGCCGGGTACAGCAGGTGCACGGCGCGCTGCAGGTCGGACGCGTTCATCACGGCCCGCCAGCCGCGCCGCAGATTACGCAGGGTGTGCACGGGCCGGTGCTCGCCCGCCTCCGTGAGGCGCGTGTGGTCGCGCAGGCCTTCCGGCGTGACGAGCGTGACGAGCGTCTCGCTGCTGCGTCCCTCGTCGAGCGCGTGCCGCAGTTCGTACAGCCCGCCCTGCGGACGGATCAGGATCTCGCCCATGCGCAGCCCCTGGTCGGCCAGGGCGGTCAGGGCGTCCCACGCGGCGCGGTGGTCCTGCGCGCGGTCCCCGCCGGTCACGCTCGCGCCGCGCGCCTCCTCGGCCAGCTGCACGATCACGTCCGCCACGGCCGGGTGCGTCCCGACCGGCTTGCCGTAGTACACGGTCTGCTCGAGGCCGGGCGCGTCCTGACCGTCCTCCGGGCCGGGGAACACGGTGACGGTCCCCTCCAGGCCCAGGTCCTCGGGAATGGTTTCCAGCGTGTGCCACCCCTCGGACGCGAAGAACGGCACCATCACCACGCGGCTCGCGCGGACCTTCTCGCGCCAGCCCGTCACTTTCGGTTCCTCGTCGAGGAAGAGGGCGTGCACCTCGCTGAACACGCCGCGTTCACGCAGCAGCGCGGCGTTCTGGTGCACGATCTTGTTGCTGTTCTCGTTGCGGGTCGTGCCGTGCCCGATGATGATCAGGGCCGTGTCCTCGCCGTCCGCGTCGGGCAGGACCTCGCGGGCGCGTTCGAGGATCACGTCCGTCATGGCGGGGTGCACGCCGTACGGCAGCGTGTAGCGGACGGTGCGCCCGCCGAGCGTGCGGGCCACGCCTTCCCGCGGGACGGGGCCCTGGTGCCCGAGGCCCATCTCGCGCGGGATGACCGTCTCCGTGAAGTACCCTTCCGAGATGAACATGGGAATGATGGTCACGTCCGTGTACCGGCACGTGCGCAGGACCTGCCTCAGGCTCGGCTCTTCCTTCCAGTAGCCTTCGACCACCTCGTCGAAGAGGCCCCGGGAGCGGAGCAGTTCGGCGTACCGGTACACCGCCGCTGCCGACTCGGGATTGAGGTGGGAACCGTGACCGACGAGAACCAGAGAACGCATGACCACAGTGTAGGCGTGGCCCGCCGGGACACTTGTGGGCGATGGGGATATTCGGGACGCCCCGGAACAGGGCGCGCGGGTCAGCGGCCGGTCTTGCCGCCGAACAGTTCGGACACGAGCGTCCCGCGTTCCCTGAGGGCCGCCTGGAAGGCCGCCGCGTCGTTCAGCGGGGCGGGAGGGCGCGGCGCGGCGTGGTGGGCCGCAGGGGAGGGCGCCGGTGCGGGCGGGGGCGTCCCGGACTGTACGCGCGGCGTCCTGAACATGCCGGGGTGCTCCTCGAACACGGCGGTCACGTCGTCCGGCAGCGCGTCCAGCAGGGCCGCGTATTCGCGTTCCTGCAGCAGCGTGCCCTGCAGGGCCGCGTCGCCCAGGTCGTCCAGCAGGCGGTTCATGAGCGCGAAGAGTTTCGCGGCGTACGCCTGCACCTCCTGCTCCTGCGGCAGGTACCCGCGGTGGATGACCCGGTTCCTGAAGTCCGCGCCGAGGCCCTGCGGCGTCAGGAAGTCCGGCGCGCGTCCCTCACGGGCGAGGTACGTGGCCGCGAACGCGCCCAGCTGCCGTTCGCTCTGCGTGACGAGCAGCTTCCAGGTGCCGTCCAGGGCACGCACGGCGTCTTCCAGGTCGTGGCCCTGCTGCGCGGCGTGCTCGAGCTGCGCGGCCTTCAGGTAGAACTCCAGGCAGCGTTCCATGGCCGCCGCGAAGTTCACGACGGCCTCGCGCGCGTACCCGTCCATCAGGGCGCGCGTGCCGAGGTCGAACAGCGTCTCGAAGCGCTGCTTGCGGATGAACAGCGCGTAGCGGCCGTCGCACTCGGGGCAGCGCAGGTCGTGCATGCCGCTGTCGTGGTACTCGGTCTGGAAGCGGTGCCCGCAGTGCGGGCAGGCGGTCGGGATCTTCACGGCAGGGGTCGGTCCGGCGGCGCGATGACGTACACGGTGCCGCTGGAGTGCGTCTGCCACAGGTGCTCGAAGGTGGCGCGCGGGTACGTCCGGCGGACGGTGGCGTCGCTGGGCGCGGCCGGGTCGTTCAGGACGGGGTTGCCCTGCGCGTCGAAGCCGACGAGGACCATCAGGTGGCCGTCGCTGGCGGGGATGGGCGCGCCCGGCAGTTCGCCTTTCTTCCAGCCGAGACTCACGGCGAGCGGGACGCCCGCCTGCAGGTAGCGTTCGGCGGCCGTCAGGTCCGGCAGGCGGGCCACGAAGGCGCGCAGGCCCAGGCTGCCCGCGTACGCGGTGTTGAAGGGCCAGTTGCCGGTGCCTTCGTACGCGTCGTCGTAGGTGGCGGCGGCGGCCTGCGGGACCGTGACCTGCACGCCCCAGTACGCGAGGATCATGCTGGTGCTGGTCGGGCTGCACCACACCTCGCCGCCGCCGGGGTAGATCATCTGCGAGCGTGGCGGGACGTTCAGGACGTGACCCCAGGCGCGCCGGTCGCTCGTGGCGCTCACGGGCTTCGCGGGGGTGCCGGTCGTGAAGGCGAGCAGCGTGAGGCGCGCGTCCTGCACGGTCACGCGGTACTGGTACGCGTCTGCGGGCGCGGTGAGGCTGAGGGTGTCGGTGTTCAGGGTGCCTGCCGCGTCGCGTTGCCCGTCGATGCTGCTGCGTCCCTTGGCGGTCGTCCAGCTGCCGAAGCTGTACCAGCGCGTCCAGCCGTTCGCCTGCCTCGCGCGGACTTCCAGCGTGACCCGGCCCGCGCCGCTGCCGGGGGGCGTGACGGCGTTCCAGGAGGGGATCAGCTGCGTGAAGCTGGGGGCGGCCGTGACAGGGCCCGTCCAGCGGTTCTGGTCGCCGGTGCCCGCCTCGCGGTTCGCCTGCAGGTCGGCGGCATTCAGGACGGTGGTGGTGGAGGCCGGGAAGCGCAGCGTCATGGGCGCGGCGAGGGCCGTGCCGCCCAGCAGGGCCGTGAGGATGAGGCGTCGGAGCATGGCTGATTCTGCCGTGCCGTCACGCGGGCCGGGTGAGGGCGCGCGGGACCGGTGGGCGGCGTCACGGGCGCGCCTGCGTGATGGCCTGTGTGACGGTGCGTTCCTGCAGGTACAGCAGCGCTTCCGGGAGGGCGGCGCGCCACGTGACCCAGTTGTGGCCGCTCTGGTATTCGCGGTACTGGTGCGGCACGCCCTGGTCCGCGAGGGTGGCGGCCATGCGGCGGTTCGGTCCGGTCAGCCATTCGAGCGTGCCGGTGTCCAGGCTGACGCGCAGGTGGCGGGGCGGGGCGAGCGTCAGCTGCTCGCGCAGCCATTCTCCGGCGGTGGTGGTGTCGATGCCTTCCGGCGTGCGGCCCTGCGGGTGGGCGATGAACGCCCCGGAGTGACTCGCAACCCGTCCGAACAGCTCCGGGTGACGGCTCCCCAGGTACAGGCTGATGAGGCCGCCCAGGCTCGCGCCCCACAGGCCGCGCCCGGCCGCGTCGCGCGCCACGCTGTACTGTCCTTCCACGCGCGGCCACACCTCGCCCGTCAGGAAGTCCAGGTAGCGGTCGTTCAGGTAGTACTCCTCGTTGCGGTCGCCGGGCTCCACGAACACCAGTACGGCCGGGTCGATCAGGTGGGCGGCGAGTGCGCGGTCCATCAGTTCCCCGAGCTTCCCGGTGCGGTAGAAGGCCACGCCGTCCTGCACGTAGTACACGGGGTACGTCACG
Coding sequences:
- a CDS encoding SGNH/GDSL hydrolase family protein is translated as MPRPRLASLALLPALLLAACAPRAAQPPVPFTDYVAMGDSITAGMQSAGLTAASQDAAFPVLLGRRAGLDIQMPEIADPGCPPPIRSATDDISTASIDQAACTRLHPEVVSPVVAIPGARVADVYSTTDARVQNPDPLLYSAKLYRAVLGPGRTQLQAALALRPKFVTLWIGANDVLLPTLRGHPEQATPPNVFRANYARLLDALEPTGARIVVLTVPDVTRVPALVPMRLLLLNGSVDASCSGVDGYFGTLSLLNVTARNPLRCPSDSVVTPAKYALARNTVLRYNEIITQLAAERGVAVFDVNPVLATLPGRPLIPTPDSPFGSTFSLDGVHPSGNTHRLLAQLLAGFLNRTYGTAINTW
- a CDS encoding Stp1/IreP family PP2C-type Ser/Thr phosphatase, whose translation is MRPSAPSLLSSGLLTDVGRQRSVNQDAGLILDLPRGGLFAVADGMGGHAAGELAANLALDTLSSSFLNGNGSAPERLAEAVQEANLAVLRSAVGEYVGMGTTLVAMVIDRAAALIAHVGDSRAYLLRDRQLHRLTEDHSWVAEQVRLGHLTEEEARNHQWRSVVSNALGGEERVRLELYGLQVRRGDRLLLCSDGLSGVIEEADLYRILASQPNPDNAVRQLIDRSNDEGGPDNITAIVVDIEQSGTLPRYALPGRQAEGPLYVDMLISSRRGTSPLTYLALVLVYFTLMGLVLYPQQRTPIAVIGLGLLGVLMVGNRVVTQRRASTSDLPDLPVYRPEPQDTPDANATSERASTQTSIRPATAPRGLRD
- a CDS encoding DR2241 family protein, with amino-acid sequence MSPSPTSVPAGHAYTVVMRSLVLVGHGSHLNPESAAAVYRYAELLRSRGLFDEVVEGYWKEEPSLRQVLRTCRYTDVTIIPMFISEGYFTETVIPREMGLGHQGPVPREGVARTLGGRTVRYTLPYGVHPAMTDVILERAREVLPDADGEDTALIIIGHGTTRNENSNKIVHQNAALLRERGVFSEVHALFLDEEPKVTGWREKVRASRVVMVPFFASEGWHTLETIPEDLGLEGTVTVFPGPEDGQDAPGLEQTVYYGKPVGTHPAVADVIVQLAEEARGASVTGGDRAQDHRAAWDALTALADQGLRMGEILIRPQGGLYELRHALDEGRSSETLVTLVTPEGLRDHTRLTEAGEHRPVHTLRNLRRGWRAVMNASDLQRAVHLLYPAVVEEGYACHTHALRSTPWPTTARRQTGIYAKVQKATPEQVEHVAQDVCGGCLKTRVWAGHRLPQTFFSGVPGAIPCAEACTFLVAEIREEVAGKRGQSGGHSH
- a CDS encoding peptidase C39 family protein, with the translated sequence MLRRLILTALLGGTALAAPMTLRFPASTTTVLNAADLQANREAGTGDQNRWTGPVTAAPSFTQLIPSWNAVTPPGSGAGRVTLEVRARQANGWTRWYSFGSWTTAKGRSSIDGQRDAAGTLNTDTLSLTAPADAYQYRVTVQDARLTLLAFTTGTPAKPVSATSDRRAWGHVLNVPPRSQMIYPGGGEVWCSPTSTSMILAYWGVQVTVPQAAAATYDDAYEGTGNWPFNTAYAGSLGLRAFVARLPDLTAAERYLQAGVPLAVSLGWKKGELPGAPIPASDGHLMVLVGFDAQGNPVLNDPAAPSDATVRRTYPRATFEHLWQTHSSGTVYVIAPPDRPLP
- a CDS encoding alpha/beta hydrolase, with product MAVTVAGSVATFTPPEGATALVGDFTDWKKRPAIPVLNGQPVTLTLPRGAWVEYAWLDGAGHPFPDPDNDRRSLNPWWTYPRAAVNGHYEQHPLSTQTEDVPSGTAHRLSWEGGVFGGTRRAIVYTPPHYDPAVTYPVYYVQDGVAFYRTGKLGELMDRALAAHLIDPAVLVFVEPGDRNEEYYLNDRYLDFLTGEVWPRVEGQYSVARDAAGRGLWGASLGGLISLYLGSRHPELFGRVASHSGAFIAHPQGRTPEGIDTTTAGEWLREQLTLAPPRHLRVSLDTGTLEWLTGPNRRMAATLADQGVPHQYREYQSGHNWVTWRAALPEALLYLQERTVTQAITQARP